Proteins from one Coturnix japonica isolate 7356 chromosome 5, Coturnix japonica 2.1, whole genome shotgun sequence genomic window:
- the RNH1 gene encoding ribonuclease inhibitor: MDLDIQCEEMSPSRWAELLTTMKSCSTIRLDDCNLSSSNCRDLSSIIHTNPSLKELKLNNNELGDAGIEYLCKGLLTPSCSLQKLWLQNCNLTSASCETLRSVLSAQPSLTELHVGDNRLGTAGVKVLCQGLMNPNCKLQKLQLEYCELTADIVEALNAALQAKPTLKELSLSNNTLGDTAVKQLCRGLVEASCDLELLHLENCGITSDSCRDISAVLSSKPSLLDLAVGDNKIGDTGLALLCQGLLHPNCKIQKLWLWDCDLTSASCKDLSRVFSTKETLLEVSLIDNNLRDSGMEMLCQALKDPKAHLKELWVRECGLTAACCKAVSSVLSVNKHLQVLHIGENKLGNAGVEILCEGLLHPNCNIHSLWLGNCDITAACCATLANVMVTKQNLTELDLSYNTLDDEGVMKLCEAVRNPNCKMQQLILYDIFWGPEVDDELKALEEARPDVKIIS, encoded by the exons ATGGACCTTGACATCCAGTGTGAGGAGATGAGCCCATCCAGGTGGGCTGAGCTTCTGACCACCATGAAGTCCTGCAGCACCATCAG GCTGGATGACTGCAATCTCTCCAGTAGTAACTGCAGGGATCTCTCCTCAATCATCCATACGAATCCATCCCTCAAAGAGCTGAAGCTGAACAACAATGAGCTGGGGGATGCAGGTATTGAGTACCTGTGTAAAGGCTTGCTGACTCCGAGCTGTAGTTTGCAGAAGTTATG GCTGCAGAACTGCAACCTGACCAGTGCCAGCTGTGAGACTCTCCGCTCCGTCCTCAGTGCACAGCCATCACTGACAGAGCTGCACGTGGGCGATAACAGACTGGGGACTGCTGGGGTGAAGGTGCTGTGCCAAGGGCTGATGAACCCCAACTGTaagctgcagaagctgca GCTGGAGTATTGTGAACTCACCGCTGATATCGTGGAAGCTCTCAATGCTGCTCTGCAAGCCAAGCCCACCCTGAAGGAGCTCAGCCTGAGTAACAACACGCTGGGAGATACAGCTGTGAAGCAGCTGTGCCGGGGGCTGGTGGAGGCGAGCTGTGACTTGGAGTTACTACA CCTGGAGAACTGTGGGATAACCAGCGACAGCTGTCGGGATATCAGCGCGGTTCTCAGCAGCAAACCCTCTCTGCTGGATCTGGCTGTGGGGGATAACAAGATAGGGGACACAGGGCTGGCCCTCCTGTGCCAAGGACTGTTACATCCCAACTGCAAGATCCAGAAGCTATG GTTATGGGACTGTGACCTCACAAGTGCCAGCTGTAAAGATCTCTCCAGAGTCTTCAGTACAAAAGAGACCCTCCTAGAGGTCAGTCTGATAGACAACAACCTGAGGGACTCCGGTATGGAAATGCTGTGTCAGGCGCTCAAGGATCCCAAAGCTCACCTCAAGGAGCTATG GGTTAGAGAGTGTGGGCTCACAGCAGCTTGTTGCAAGGCAGTCAGCTCTGTTCTAAGCGTGAACAAACACTTGCAAGTCCTGCACATCGGTGAGAACAAGCTGGGCAATGCCGGGGTGGAGATCCTTTGTGAGGGGCTGCTGCACCCCAACTGCAACATCCACTCTCTATG GCTGGGCAACTGCGATATCACTGCAGCTTGCTGTGCCACGCTTGCTAATGTCATGGTCACCAAGCAGAACCTTACAGAGCTGGACCTGAGCTACAACACTCTGGATGATGAAGGTGTGATGAAGCTCTGTGAAGCCGTGAGGAACCCCAACTGCAAGATGCAGCAGCTGAT TCTGTACGACATTTTCTGGGGTCCTGAAGTGGATGATGAACTAAAAGCCCTGGAAGAGGCCAGACCTGATGTGAAGATCATTTCATGA